Part of the Lolium rigidum isolate FL_2022 chromosome 6, APGP_CSIRO_Lrig_0.1, whole genome shotgun sequence genome, TTAATGATTTTGAACTTCTCAACTTAATTTCTCTAGTGAGGACTCTATTTTCATGTTGATTTGACGAGTTGAAACAGATCTCTTCAAGGCAAACTTGTTTGAACTTATGTTTAATCCCCCACCTCTCAGGGTCGCTGGGCATGTACCACCTAACGATGAGTTGCGCCTCTACAGACTGGTTGACAACACATTTGAAGCCCTAGTGACtagatacactagtagaaaacctctcatccatctaagccataaataccggttcccttacgaaccggtactaaagggtgtattagtaccggttgcactgctcagacctttagtaccggttcgtaaggacctttaataccggttcgtgacacgaaccggtactaaagagtttgcgtcagctgaaaaacctttagtaccggttcgtgacacgaaccggtactaaaggatagacctttagtaccggttcgtgccacgaaccggtactaaaggttttcctgctccccacgcacctccaccccccccagtggatcgccttttttgacatcgtaaaatagaaaagaaaatgatagaaatttcaaaaaataaaatgttttcacattcttctatgttatgcaacctactattaggaaaaattaagaaattcgaattttcactttttttgcaaaaatgttttgaaaaatggtaaaaccgcaataacttttgcatacgacgtcgaaaaaatacgtataatatatcaaaaaaatcctagaaaaaagttacatccgaattcaccaggatttacccggttagccaatttttagattgtcaaaattccaaatgaaaatatgaaagcaggaagattttagtttttttccagaaatttaaaattttatatatttttatttttttaaattaaaatattaattgtaagattttttgagtcctaacatattactattacttttatcaaattataagattttcaatttttcaagttttaggttttgcaaaaaatattaatttttttaaaaataattaaaaataataaaaattaaaaaagttaattttatttatttattcaacattattattacatcattacttttatttattaaaacaattatttggaattcaaacgataaaaagtgtgacatcgaccaacatgttaataggattgatatgatactattatcacatacatgcgcgcgaagcacttggaagtggaacgggatggaacttggaagttaagcgtgctagtgcgggagtagtgtgaggatgggtgaccgaccgggaagtttgactacgggtaagtaatttgactagagattaagtgtatttagagactaacggaaatactagtaattctgaaaaaataaaaaaaaaggccgtcaaaaaaagggtgtgaaaaataattagaaaaaatggaaaaaaaaatttaaacgaaataggctttaataccggttcgtgttagagaCCCAcatggaggcacctttagtaccggttcgtaagcaaccggtacgaaagggggggagcctttagtgccggataattagtaccggttgctcaaccggtactaatgcccctatggaaccggtacagatgagcgtttttctactagtgatagctAAACACGTGTTGTGCCTCGTAAATATGTGTGTTTCAAAACATAGTTTTGACATGAACATGTCATCCACTTGGCATGCTTTAACACCTAGGTGTTCCAGCAAAAAAGAGACAAGGCTGGCCTCATATACTTATCCACATGGGCCATTTCTGATTCTACGGGACAAAGAACACATGGAAAAGTAGCATCCGCCTACATGTTAATTGTCACATGGAATTGACACGTATATAACACTTGATCAGCGGAAATGGAAAGTCACATCTAGATGTGACACAAAAACTTGAGGATATGGAACTCAGAACTATCTAAATATGACAAGTTcagtgaaaataaaaataacgCCTAGCTACATGTGATAAAAAAAAGTCAGCGGATAGTTTTGGAACATCTCGCCACGTGTGATAGAAAAATTAGTTTATATTAAAGTCACATTAGCTAGATGTTACAGAATTCCTCATCAAATTGTTTTAACAAAATCTCGCTAGATGTGATAGAAAAAAACCAAGTGATATTAGAAGTCACATTTAGCTAGGTGTGACATAATTCAGCACATCGGTTTGTAACTTCCTGCTAGATGCGATAGGAAGAAAAAGTTGATATATAAGTCACATTTAGCTAGGTGTTACATAATTCAGTGGATTGTTTTGTAACATGTCTGTAGATGTGACAGAAAGAAATAGTCGATATATAAGTCAAATTTAGTAAAATATTATAGAATTCAACAGATAATTTTTCGCATATCGCTAGATGTGACAGAAAGAAACTGTTGATATATAAGTCACATTTAGTTATATGTTACACAACTCGGCAAACATTTTGTAACGTGTCCCTAGATGTGACAGAAAGAAATAGTTGATATATAAGTCATATTTAGCTATGATTTAAAGAATTCGGTGACTATTTTGTAACATGTCGCTAGATGTGACATACAATTCAGCAGAAAAAAGATTAAAGTCACATTTGCCAGATTTGACACAAACAAATGTGTGAGCATGAGTTAAAATATAACTTGATGCGACAAAAAAACCCAATTATGGAGTCACATGTGTGTTGATGTGAATAATATCACCCCACATCCTAATTTACATATAGTTTTACATCCTATTATCCATGAACAAATTTCTTACAGAACAAAATTATGGAGTAGTTAGAGCAGGAACAGAGAAGAAATCTTCCCAAGAAAGAATGCTTCTAGGGTTAGTTTGTCCATACAGTGAAGATATTTCTCCTCAACTGCTTACTCTGTACATCTGCAAAAGAGTTAATATATGGATTAAGTTCCTCACAGCCAGTGAAAAATTTATCTAGAACGCTGAAAGACTGAAGTCACAATTATCATGAGAGCAACATAAACAAAACTACAACGGAAAAATAACAGCCACAGTCCTTATCTTACATCCATCCATGGCAGTGGGCACGAATATCTTACCTTAACAGTGTTGAGGAGATTTTTAGCTTCCTTGCTGGTGTTGAAGTGGTCACGAACCGGCTGAACAAGCAAAATGGTATTAGGGCCAAGAAAATTTatttatgaataaatatgagataTTCAGATTATATGTATAAGATGTGAACTTGATTGAAACGACCCATAGGTGTTCACATGACAGTTAATTCAAAAGTGCATTCATACGACACAAGATTGACAACTCAAAAATAAAGATGGTCAATCTATGCAATTTTCTAGGAATGATCCAAATCATGAAAAATGCAGTGTTAAAGAAAGAACAGACAGAAAATTTCTTAAGCATCACAGAATCCTAACACGATCGACTAAAAACTGAATAATGAGGGACACAGTAGTGGGATGAACAAAAACAACAAGCAAAAATTATGGCTCCTCAAAGACATCACCACattattaaaaaaacaaaaaaaaaacaacaccTTCAATATTTCGTTAATCGCTTTGGCCAAAGCAGGTTTAACATCGGCAGGATGCAAAGCACCACTCGCATAATCAGTAATGAGGTCATCCATGCTTAAAAATGTCCTGTTTAAAAGCAATCATTCTTAGATTCCACAAGCAAAAAGTCTTCTATATTGGAGACTGAAAACTCAGTAGTAAACAATTTTCAACAGAAATAAACTAAATAATTGACAATAAAAACATTTGGTAGTCATAAGAATATTACTTGTTACCGCCATTTTTTTCCTTCCGATCCACGACGAACCTTTCAAACCAAGGGAAAACGATGTACTTGATGTACTCAAGGCACGGATTACCCTCGACAATGTTGGATGGGCAGAAAGCTTGCTTTATCTTTAAATTTACCTGAGCCTGCAATAAATTTTGTTGTGGTACAATATCAGCTTAGAAAAAGAGCCAAGCCTAGACAAATAGACGTTCCTCAAAATTTCCGAATTTACTATCAGCTTGATACAATGATAAATAGCTAACTGCATGTCATCTAAAAGATCtactgaaagaaaaaggcaaaataTAGGAAAATAATAAGTACAATAAATACGAACTGAACATTTAAATACTAGAAAGTGCATTTCAAGCCATATCTGAAATAGCCAGACCTAGCATGTAAGTGCAGTGGCTACGGCTTCATTTTCTTGCATGGCATTCAAGGACCATAACCAAAAATATCATAGCTGTATAATATATTTCGACATTCAAACGTGTCCGGATGAGGTTGCATGGACTGATTAGGTCACACAAGCTTTGCAGATAAATAACGGTTGTTACCGAAGAGAAAATATTATGAGAACCTCGTCATCTTCCATAAAGATAGCCGATGATGGATCACTCTTTGACATCTTCTCCTGACCTTCTTTGAACCCAGGGAGCATATCTGTCATTCAAGTTAAGGAACAACTATTTCTGTACAATCTGGCAATGAACCACTATTCAGCAGTTTAACACCATAACCATTGAGACATATATCAACGATAATAAGAACAAACATTAACAGCACAACAGTGGCAAATAAGGATACGATGTGACAGAATAATTGGTTTGTGCTTCCTTTTTATGTCATCGCAATATTCCCTTGCTAACATGTTAACCTTCCTTTGGTCCATGCCCAACTGGCATATGTCAGCCTACACAAGGAGACAGTTCAGGGAGACTTGGTTACATTATGAAGTGAAGTAAAAAAAATTATCCATAACCTGATCTATTATggagataatttaataaatacAATTTAAGAGAGAGATGTCTGCAATATAAAGATACTAACCTTCAGGAAGAATATATCAGCACACTGCATGCAAGGGTAGAATATCTGTGCAGCAGTCAATTCCTCGTTGTCAGCACGGCCCATGATCGTACAACACCTGTGCAGTAAGGGAAATAAGATAATTAATTAATCTATGTTCGAATTTGAGGTTTGGAAGTAGAAGAACTTGAATACATGTGGAATTCAAATGGCATACCTCGTTATTCTCTTGACCTTATTTCTCCTGGCAATGTCCATCACAAGTGTCCAGTATTCATCTGCACGCTTGTTGATTTCTTCTGAAGACCATAAGAATTCAACACCATCGAGATTCATACCAGCTGCTTTCCATATTTCAATCATGTAGCGTCCGACTGTCTGGATTTTTTCTAGGTCGCCACCCATCTTGTTGTTTAGCTGAGCAAACCAGTCTGCTATCCAGATTTTTACCTTGCATCCTGCTCTGATCATCTTGTTAACGTTGATTGTCTTCACAATACCCTGTGAATACAGTACACGAGAAtgtctatcattatcatcatcatcaagtcCTGCTAATTAAGGTCTTGCCATCTGAAACAATTTGCTCATACAGATGCCGGGGGAAGGCTGAACCTGGGCGATGTGCATGCGGCCGGAGGGCTCGAACCCGTCGTAGCAGATGGGGAAGGCTTTTTCCTTGTTCTGCAGCAGCAGCCTGAGCTCATCGGTCTGAATGCACTCCTCGCCGATGCTCATCAGCAGGGCGAACCGCTCGTCCTCGGCTTTGGCAGAAGAGGAGGCGTCGGGAGCCAGGGAAGGGTCCACTgacacggcggcggcgacctcggCTGCGGTGGAGGCGTCGGGAGCAAGGGAAGGGTCCACTGACGCGGCGACGACGACCTCGGCGGCCGTGGAGGCGCCGGGAGCCGGGGAAAGATCCATGGATGCGACGGGTCAGAACGTGAAAAGTTGGAGGAGGATATAGCTAGGGTTTTTGCTGGCTCAGAACGACATCGTAAAAGATCTCGTTTGACAGAGTATTAGGCGACGTTCAGGACCAGCAACAAATTAAACGTGGCCCTCACGTTTGCGGGCTCTTTTTTTTTGCGATTTGCGGGCTTTTCTTCCGTGGAAAGGAAAAATATAAAAACAACAAATATACTCAGTTACTCATAGCATGTCCAACAGGTGCGCCATATCGGCCGCGCGCTATATTAACCGCCGACATGCAGCGTCGGAGTTACAAAACTTGCAATTTTTCTTTGGACGCGGGCCGTTTTGCACTATTCTTAGCGCTATAGTTTGGGCTCCGGCTGCAGCGCGCAACATCACGCCACCCCACGCGCGAAGAAAACCCGCCAAGAAACTTCCCTCCCGCGCGTCGCCGCCACACCGCCAAATCCTGCCTCCGCACGGCTGCTGGCGCAATTCCGGCGATAGACACGACTTCCGACACCActccgacccctccctactccatTCCACCTACCGCCTCCGTCGTGGCGCCGCCCCATGCGTCAAACCCTAGCggtggctgatgtctacgtgtgcttctattcttgtagacagtgttggacctccaagagcagaggtttgtagaacagcagcaagtttctcttaagtgaatcacccaagatttatcgaactcagggaggtagaggtcaaagatagtcctctcaagcaaccctgcaattaagatacaagaagtctcttgtgtccccaacacacctaatacacttgtcagatgtataggtgcactagttcggcgaagagatagtaaaacacaggtggtatagatggtggtaatattgcaggaagtaaagatgcagtaaaacagtaaacaagcgatgtttgcagtatttgtaaacaaggcctagggatcatactttcactagtggacactctcaacattgatcacactttcaggaagagcacccgaagagtcgTCGACAAATGAGGGGACTGGGAAAACCTGTGGGAAACAGCGTTAAAAGGTGTGACGGATTGGGTCAATTCCAGCATCCgaagaaactcccatcgggagaagggcaagaaaaaatatcataacaaaggtgtactagcaacattgctagcacggagtttattacaaacatgaGTTTCCCGGCAAATTATCGTTTCACGTCAAATCAAAGACAAACTTGTTACAAACGTCAAGGGGCTTGAGTTTGGGATGATAGGCTTGGTCCAGCTGGTGATTTTTCTGATGAAACTAGGTCAAGGAGCTGGCGTGCGCATTGAACAGCCGACGCCTTGAATATGCCTAAATCTATGAACTGCCCATCTTGATCCTTCGGCAGCTCCCTAGACATCCTCTcgatatcggccttgaagccatgacccatcataagttggaaggctaggagggcaccataaatacgcgaagtacgtttgaatacctcgataacctccttggtgtcgaccgCAAAGGCGTCAATTAGCTgccccaaagtcttgtcttgactaattttggggaagatcatcgagtgcatccgcgccagcgcaccctttcctttttcaagaagctcccgcgtaagctggtgggagacGAGAATCATCGACACACCAGTCGCAGGGGAGTTAtctggaactttgtccaaggcattgGCGGGGATATTGGCGGCCTCTGCAAAAGAATAGAATGGAAAGGATCATTGACAGAAGATCGAATTTGTAAAACACGATAATCGATAGGGAAGTAtaaaagagattaccaagcaaagctagTGAAGATTGGCGGAGGAGCTCATCTTTTTCGGCTGCTTGAGCTTCGGCAGCTAGCCTTGACGCCTCTTCCTCCTTCAGCTTTTCTTTtagcttgcccagttcctccttcaggaagtcGATTTCTTGGCGAGCTTCGGCAGCTATCTTGATTGCGCCGTCCAACTTCGAGGAAGAGGACTTAACTTCCTTTTGCAATCGAACCTTGTCCGCTTCCAGAGAAGTAaactgggaggcgaaggcctccaaagaggaaataacacctCGTAGGTCCTTTTAAGGAAAAAggatgttttacaaagaatcATTAGACAAGGCACATTCCAAGAAATTCGCGTTCTATTAAAAAAAGGGCTTACCGAAGGAGGAGTCATGGTGGCGGCAGGAACATCCTTCCCCTTGgagagggaagaagcagtcgaagcCTGAGCCACGGGAGCTGccttaggagctgaagcttcggaagctgcaacAGCCGGCGGAGCAACatcagatttggctttcttagacggaggctcaatGAAACCTTCGTCGCTACAAAAAGGAAATGATCGACAGAAGTTATGAAAAGGATGCGAGAAACGAGGGGACAAAATATGACAAAAAGGAAGAAGGTACTTACAAATCGAggagatcgtcttcgtcggcaaagccgccgattgatctcttcacgggtgaagccTTGGTCtcttccacagctgcattaacaaaggcatcatgatcagcgtcatcatcacgcactgatccccctGTGTTGCAAGCGTCATCGGCTAGGGGAGGAAGAGCGGTGTGAACAGTTTCAGAATCTATCGAATCATCATGATCGCCCTCTGGGCCTGTATGCTCGAGAGTGTGAAAATCAACGGGTACTGAGGAGtctctcccctcagaagtatcgttTGGCGAATCATGCAAATTCCCAGAGACTATGGGAACCTGtcagaaagaaaaacaaataagaaCAATGGTAATTATGTTAACTAAGTAAGAGAAGCATAGTACGAATTCGAAAGGGAAAGttacctctggtggtggatgTTCGGCATCAAGGGGAgagtaagaagatatcaatgggatcgagtcttcctgactaaagaaagaacaccgctgccacctctgtgccgaccatagtctggccatcggcctctttgattcgaagaaatttggcaaataattcatcggctgctactcattcgtcgggagagagaatgttcttctaggaattcttaggcttggcttcgagaacgtcgacaaagcaaggaagctgggactcgggtgacaaggaatccttgacataaaaccatttcagcctccacccttgcacagattctctcattgggaaattgaagtaattaatcTCCGAgcgagccacaaaccccactcctccggtgacgaaggacccgttactactgctgtaccGCTTTacgtagaagatctttttccacaatccAAAATGGGGCTCGatgcccaaaaacgcctcgcagaGGGTAATGAACACGGCGACGTGAAGAATCGAGTTAggagtgagttgccacagttggattccGTAAGTCCGCAGAAGGTGAAGAAGGAACCCATgaacgggaagcgaaagaccccgatataggaacgacaagaacatcacggtaaagccagcaggaggattgggccgagaaatcgcacctggaaaaatCACATTCCCCTTGTCGGGGGAGATTAATCCCAGGCTTCGCGATCTCTTTTCGTCGCGCTTGGTGATGGTCGACGCTATCCAATCTCCAGGCTTGGCTATCGAGCCTGGCGGCActagcggcgccggagctgggggaggagcgcttggAGCGCCCCCCTTCGGAAGAATCGaggaggatttggcggcggcgcttcCGCTAGTGAAGCTGGCGGCGGTGGTaaggctcttcttcttcaccatcgcgagatctagGGAGGATCGGAAAAGCAGTGGTGGTGGCGC contains:
- the LOC124668034 gene encoding tyrosine--tRNA ligase 1, cytoplasmic-like; translation: MDLSPAPGASTAAEVVVAASVDPSLAPDASTAAEVAAAVSDERFALLMSIGEECIQTDELRLLLQNKEKAFPICYDGFEPSGRMHIAQGIVKTINVNKMIRAGCKVKIWIADWFAQLNNKMGGDLEKIQTVGRYMIEIWKAAGMNLDGVEFLWSSEEINKRADEYWTLVMDIARRNKVKRITRCCTIMGRADNEELTAAQIFYPCMQCADIFFLKADICQLGMDQRKVNMLAREYCDDIKRKHKPIILSHHMLPGFKEGQEKMSKSDPSSAIFMEDDEAQVNLKIKQAFCPSNIVEGNPCLEYIKYIVFPWFERFVVDRKEKNGGNKTFLSMDDLITDYASGALHPADVKPALAKAINEILKPVRDHFNTSKEAKNLLNTVKMYRVSS